A stretch of DNA from Flavobacteriaceae bacterium MAR_2009_75:
CCTATATGAAAGTTGTAGTAGAAATCATCTCGCACTCCGTTAACTACATTATCTAGAGCATCGGTTGCGGTGTGATTATTTTCAGCTCCAATACTTAAGGAGAGTTGGGGATTGAAATTATATTTGATGGCCAATCCATATTGCACATTAAAGCCCGACGTATCTTCGGAAAGTTCGGAATCTGGTTTGTCCATATCAAAAATACCTCCAATACCTGCATAGATGTAAGGAGTCAAATTGTCTAGGGGCAATAAGGTATAGCCTAGTTGAAGGTTGCTAGAGGCATATGATTTATAGAAGTTTTCACCACCAGTAAAGTAATGGTAATCGCCTTTTAGACCAATATCAAATTTAGGCGATAAGTAATAGCTATATTTTAGACCGCCGCCACCACCAAGTGATTTTTTTGAGAAATCGGCGTTAAGAACCGGGGCATTTCCGGTGACACTAAGACTATGTTTTAGGGTAGACTGAGCCTGTTTTCTATTGTATAGCAAAGTGCTCTCTTCTTCCTGTTTTCTAGAATTATAAAGTGAAACTAGGGCATTATTGGTTTCCTTACCTTCTTTAGTGCTCCATAAGTTATCTTGAATACCTTCAAAAATCAGTGATTCCACAGCACTTTCAATAGCATTTTGTATGGCAAGTTGCACTGGCTCGTTTTTGGTAATTCCGGTTTCAACTTCTAAAAGTCTTTGAAATTTCACGTATTTAAATAGGCTAGCGTCCAAGGCTTGAGATAATATGGTTTTGGAAACGTAAACCGTTTTTAAAATTTTACCATTGGAGGTAGAAACGGCCCTTAAGTAAATGGTAATACGATCTTGGCGATATTGAGTGGAACCTCCGGCGCCAAAATATCTCGCGCCATACCCTCCGGTTATAATATTGGAATCATAGGACATGATGCCACCTTCAAGAAGTATGCCCGCATAGAGTAAAGGGGGTAGGTTGGGCTGGCCGCTATTGTCACCCGTATACTCTTGTCTGGTTGACCTAATGATATTACGTTCGTTTAACAGATTGGATAGGTTTTCCCGTTCTATGGGAGTAAACCATTTTGAATCTTCCAAGGCTTTTATAAGCATGGTTGTGGCACCTTGAGGTACCGCCGTACTAAAAGTGCTACCAGCTTCTACGTTTTTATATTGCCCGGTTTGGTCTTTAAAGTTGTAGACCCCAACTACCACGGGTTCGTCTGGGAGTGGAAGGTTTTTTAAGATATCGGTTTTAGAAGTGGTCTCACCTATTCTTGCCGAAGTGGGGGCTACGGGTTGGTTAAAATATGCACCACAGCCTGAAAATAGTATCAATAAAACTATGTAGAGGGAGCTTTTGTAAAATTTCATATTCGCTTAGTTGGGTACAATAATTTGGGTTTGTTCGCCAGTTGTGGTATCTAATATGTTGACTACAAGACCTTCGCCAGATTCAAAGATTTCTAATAATAGGTCACCGACATTGAAGGTGCCGGGCTGTAGCCCGTCGCCTAACTCTGAGGTAAAAACAGAACGGGTCAATTGGCCTAGTATTTGGCGATTGAGACTTTCTTGAAAATCTTGAAGTTCTGATGTTTCATCACGAAAGCTTTGGTTGTTCGTAAACGAGTTCTGGGCATTTGCAGAACTTAACAACCACTGGTAGTTAAAAGTATTGCCCCCGAAATTCGGATTTTTTGGAGTATATACCAACTGCTGGGAATATGCCGAAAAACTTAGGAAAAAAATGAGGTACAGTAATGTTTTCATATTAATATTGAATTGTATTTTGGCTTATGGCCCTATTTTTTATAAAGTATTGGTTTACCCTAAGAATAGATTGGTCGACCATTTCTTTTATGTAAGAACTTCTGGGATTGAGAAAAAACTGCACCACCAAGTTGTCGCCTGCATATATCTTAATTTGGGTATTGCCACCAATGGCGAGTACCTCGTCTACCTTTACTATTTGATTGCCTTTAATATTGTTGTTGGTGTATGCCAAATAGAACATTTGATAAAAGTCTCTACCTGGTTTGGTTTTGGTGTTTTCAAACACCAGACCTGTCATAAGGTCGATGTCTTTTAAACTTTGAGTTTCTCTATTCGCCAGAAGATGGTCTTCTTGAACAATTTTAGGTTGTAAATCGTCTTCGCCTTCAAAACCGTTGATGACCATTCTGTCTTTTCCGATGACTTTGTCATCTTCATATAACAGTACAAATACGATGGTTCTTTGATCGTCTTTTAAGGGTAAAGTGGCCGTACTAATATTTTTACGCTGTTGAGGTTCTATAATAAAATATTGTTCGTCTTCGAACTGCTCGTCTTTGTTCTTTACAATTAAAGCTTTGTATTTCAGACTTTTTTTAAGTTGAGTTTTGTTAAAGGCCGAAAAAGTAATTTTGGTGAGTGCACCTTCCGAATCTAAATTGATGCTTGCTTCCACATCTTTATTAAAGGCCTGCGCCATAAGAGCGGAACAACTCAACATAAAGAAGAAAGTAACATAAAGAGGTCGGGGCAATTGCATTGTGGGGTACTTTTTTCTAATTGGTATTTCTTATGATAAGACTCTGGGATCCTTCACTCATTTTAATTTTCATTTTATCGACGATACTATTACTCCCGTGAATGACTAGATTTTGATTATTGCCGTTTTGCTCAACGCTACGTTCGATAAGTTGCTTGTTATTGTGAAAATTATATTCAAGAAGAAGATTGTTATCTCCCTCTTGTAATACACTATAATCGATAATATCAGCCTTTAGGTTCAAATCGATTTTGTTAGAGTTGCCGTATTGCGATAATTCTAAGTCCGTAATCTGCGATTGACTGTTCACGATTGAAGTATTGTTATTGCCCACCTGGTTGATATAAACACCTTTATTCGACACATTAATGGTTTCGGTGCTTAATATCTCATTAGATTGCTGTGAATAATAATTCATCTGCTGAGCGTTTGAACCAAAATTTTCAGGTGTAATATCAGTTTCTTCTTCGATAATACCTTGTGCGCGAATACTTATGCTACTTAGAAGAACAATAAAAAGAATTGAAAGGTTTTGGTTTGGTCTCATACCTTTTCATGGTTAAAGATGAATAACTACGGAACATGTACATGTTCCGTAGTTATTATATCTATTATCGTTGATGCTTATTAATTTTGCGTTACGATAGCTATTGTGCCATTGTCTACAGATGTTTGATTCACAAGACTGCTATGACCACTTCCATTTTGAGTTACCATTATAGTAGCATCAGTTGTTCCCAGTTGATTAGCCCTGCTCAAATTGTTATTACCATTTTGTTGTATAACCTTTATTTCACTAAAAGAACTTGTTTCATCTTGGGTTGTAAAACTTCTATTGTTATTTCCATTTCTCTGTGTGGTATAAGCATTGTTCTCCAAACCAGCTTGTACATTGGAAGAGTAGTTTGCATTACCATTTTGCACTGTAGAAATGATTCCAGAAGTACCTTCCTGAGATATTATGGATTTATTATCCATTCCATTTTGGTTGACTATTGCGGTCAACTCTTGACCATTTAAATCGCCTGGGTTCGCACCAAATTGATTAACATCAGAATAGTTTCTTCTTCCAACTTGATCAATGTCTATTGTACTCTTAGCAGATACTTGTCTAATTTTAGAATTATTGGCACCATTATTAGCATTGTCACCAGACTGCGTAACGAAGATTTCGTTATTCGACCAGCTTTGCCAGATAGTAGATTTATTATCATCGTCATTTTGAACGACTTTAATTGAGTTTTGATACCCACCCTGTACATCTACTTTAGAATTGTTGTTATCTCCCTTTTGATCGATATCCGTAGTTGAAACTCTTCCTCCTTGTTTTACCAGAGATTTATTGTCACGGCCCAATTGATAAACATCAGTTTTTACACCTGTTGAGGTGGCGCCGTTGTTCCAGATGTCCCCTTGGTCTACAGTAGATTTGTTACCTGAACCTTCTTGTTTGATTTTTACTGTGGTGGCATCTCCACCTCCTTCGGCAACACCTATCTGATCAACTAAAGAGTTGTTGGAATTACCGGATTGATTGACATTAACGACAGCGCCATCAGTTGCATTTTCCTGATTGATTTCACTGCTGTTTTGAGCCATTACAAAAGACCCCATTGCTAGTGCCATGGCACATAAGACTACTTTTTTCATAAAGATTAAATTAATTATTAGTAATTGGTTAAAATGCACGTTTGGTCGTTTTCAGAAATCTGAAAAAAGCACAGAGCGGTAGCCTCAAGACAACATGGGTAATCTCAACTTCACACTACTTTTCGTAAAAAAACTAATTGTAATCTGTTCAAGTAATTTGAACTAATGGGGGGAGATGATTTAAATAAAAACGGATGTTTTATAAAACATTATTCGTTTGCTAAATCATACAGTAATGATACTCACTAATAAACAGAAATTAAACCTCTGATCGACGAAATACTTAATTTTTTAGTTTAACGCTAAAATTGAAAGCTTTTTCTTTCGAAAATAATTTTTTTAGTAAGAAATTTTACGACCAATATTGCCGATTAGGTAATTTTACAATTCAAAAATTATTATATGTCAAATTTTGAACGATAAAATATAGGATTCCGCAATATTTGAGATCAAATAGAAATCTCAGTTTTATAGTTTTCTCTTGTTAAATGCAATGCATTCCAGCGTGGAATTTTATGAGAAGTATTCAAATAAGAAGTAAACGGAGTCGTGCTTTAGAAACTAATCTGTCACCTTCAATTTGACTTGATTTTCTGTAGTGTTCAAAAACTTATCGACTGCGGTGAAAGTCAGTTCAAAATTACCGGTTTCTGTAGGTAGCCCCGAGATCAGGTTGTTTTTATTATCAAATTCTAACCAATCATATTCCGTAGTGTTTAGTGATAACGTCAATTGTTGATCATCGATATCTTTAAAATAATCTGCCGGCAGTAAAATCTCAAATTTCTCACCAACTTTAATCGTAGTATTTGAAACAGGGTTGAATACAAAAGGTTTGAAAACTTTTGAAGTATTTGCCCAGAATATATCAGATTCTCTTAGTTCGGTTTGTTCGACCTGCAGGCGTGTAAAAAACAAAAACTTATTATCGATACTCACAAAGGGTCTTCTGTCCCAATCGTTTGAATTTATAGCCGAATCGAGTACTCTGGGTACGGTCCATTTTTTATTAATGTCGCGGTAGGTTATATATAGGTCTGTAGCGGTTTCATCACTTGTATATCTACAAAAAATCAGATAATCTTCATTCGGGGAGATGAATACACTTTCTTCGTCATTGGGGGAAAGAAGTTCAGAAATGACTTCAACTTTTCGGTATTCTTCATCCACTAAAGCGGAGTAGAATAAGTCGGCGGTGAAGCAGTTTTCTTTGCCTTCACAATTTCTATTAGAAGAGAAATAAATCGTTCCGTTGTAGGTCATGCTCGCATTTGCCTCCCTACTTTTTGAGCTTAAGGGATGCTGAATCAATTGGGGCGAACCCCAACCATCGGCAGATTTTTCGAGTTTGCCAATATCGGTCAGGTAATTTACTTCAGGCTTACTTTGCGCGTAGAGTAACGATTTTCCATCTGGGGAGAAATACGGAAGAAAAACACTTTTGCCTTTTAAAGGCTCAAAAATCATAGGTTCTGTCCAGTCCTCATTCATCATTTTAGAGTAGAAAATTTGTCCACTGTCATCATTGTTCAGTATGCCAAATGTCATTTCTTGACCGTCAGGGCTAAAGGATATTCCATGCTCAAGTCTACCTTTTGCCGACACGATATCAGGAGCAAAAACCACTGGATGAGAGTCTGGGACAGTCTGATTTAAATAGTTCGTAGGCTTACTTAAGAATTTGCAGCTGAACAGCCCCAAGATGATGAGAATTGATAGAAATAGTATTAAAGGATTTTTCACTATTGTAGACTTTTTCTGAGAGGATTCAAAGATGCATATATACATCCGTACTATTTTATAAATTTTATTCGCTGGTCATTTCGGCAAAACTAAGACAAAGGTTAATGGTAAGGGAAGAATTTTTTACTGTTGTCGTTTCGTTAGCAATACCAATTGGAAATTTAGAAGGGGGGTTGGTTGTTTCGTTTCCGTTTGCACTGATATTCATATTTTTTATTCTATGAAGTGTATGGGTTCGGTTAGTTCGGTAAAGCTGGTTCCCGAGGCTAGAGTCATTTCCACTTTAAATACTGAATTCTCCGGAATATTCTCGTGTACTACCAAGTTCAGCAAAAGTTCGTCGTATACTTTACCTCCGCTATCTAATGTCTCGTTTATGGTTCTTGATACCATATCGTCACCAACAAATGTGAAATTGTCAGTAACTATTGCTTCCTCTTGATTTTCGGTATCGATGGCCGTAATCTCAATCGAATCGATGGGGTCATTAGTAATTACCTCATTTGGCACACAACTACAGGCGTAGGCGGTGTTAAACCCTAAACTTGAAAAATTTGTGCTCTTATATTTCGCGGTAATCGGTTCATGCTCGAACTCGGAAAAAATAACCAGTCCGAACGAATTTATGTGAACGGACTCCTCAATTTCAGCTATCTCGAACCCGGAGGTATCAAAAACTCTTAATTCTATACCGTCGTATATTTTTTCCAATTTTTGAGTTCCAGAACAATTACAATTATCATCTTCACACGAGATAATTATCAACTGAATGAGATAGATGCAAAGAAGAGATTTGAAGACCCTTTTTATCATGATAGCTATTTTTTGCACTACGTCGAGTTATTATAAGTATCTAGCCTTGAGCGAGGGGTAGTCAAAGTATTGACTTAAGTTGATAGAAATTTAGTTAAATATTTGCACTGTAGCAATTTAGCTCGGGCAATTTAGTTGGTATGGGTATCTATCTTCGCTACTCAAAGTATGGTGGTAATTAAAAGTATACGCTCGAATTAAAAACAAACGTCATGTTGCGGTGCTGACAGCGGGTTGTGATAGCCTCTATTTTTTACGATACAACCACCAGTTCATGTCTCTTGTTATTTCATACCCCAATTTTTCATAAAGGGGTATGGCTAGGTTGCCTTTATTGGTATGCAGAACGGGTGTTTTATTTTCTTTGAGAATCTCTTTGGTGGTATGGGCAATCAATTGTTTGGCCAGGCCCTTTCTGGTATGGTCAGGATGGGTTACCACCGCACTGACTTCAATAAAGTGATTGGTTTGCATGCGTTGGCCAGTAACGGAAACTAATTTACCATTCTTGAAAATACCAAAGTATTGGCCCATGTCAAAGGATCTTTTTCTATAGTAACCGGGCATCACCAACCAAACTAAATCATAGATTTCATCAAGAAAGGTTTCGTCTAGCAACACGATATTTTCTGTGATTGCAACATCCGATAGTTCATTTAAAACCATTTGACAACCCTCTATTTTTTTCTCTAAAATAATTTTAGTCTCATCTATAGTCGGGTTTTGATTCTCTGAAACGTAGAAGAAGGTATCCGTTAATTTTAAATAGGCATTCGAGGCCTCCAATGTTTTAGTTTCATCGAAAAAAGAACCGAAGGTGCATATTTCAGGGTTATAAAATTGTACACCATCAAACTCGACCGCAAATTTTTTGTGGGATTCCTTTAATGAATGCCAAACGGGGTTTTTTAGTTGTTGCTCTAAATCTGTCATCACAAAATAATAAAGTACAAGGCAGAAGAATTCGGTAGTTTTTACCTTTTAGCCTTAGCTCTGCGGTCTACCACAAAATTACTGTTTTCTTATCACGGTTTCCGAACAAATTAATCAGATAGGGCTGTATTTATCACCATGGCAGTACTGTCGAAGTTGGCCATTCATTTAGTTCAAACTGTACTTTTCTCGATAGGCTGTTGGGCTGATGCCTTCTTTCTTTTTGAACAATCGTGAAAAATACGGTGGATATTCAAAGTCTAGTTCGTAATCACTTTGAAGCAGACTTCCTACTCCTTCATAAATCGTACTAGCGGTTGTATAAAAGCATCGAATTTCTCAATGTGGGGCAGGTGGCCCACATTTTCAATTTCCACCAGTTCAGCATTCGGGATTGTTTCTTGGGTTCTTTTTCCTAATTGGTCATACAGCCCCATGGTTTTTCGTTCTTCTTCTGAAACTAAGGGTTTTCCTAAAGCGGTGCGGTCACGGGTACCTATGATCAGTAAAGTTTTCATCTTTAGGTTCTTGAATTCATAGACAACGGGTTGGGTAAAAATCATGTCATAGGTGAGCGCTGCGTTCCAAGCCACGGTCTCGTAATCGGAATTGAGCGTCCAACCTGCCAATAGGTTCACCCATTGGTCATATTCGGGTTTTCATTTGTTATCATAATAGCTGGAAAGCTGATATTTTTTGATGCTTTCGTAGTCTTTTTTCAATTCGTTTTTACACCACCATTCTACGGGTTTATAAGGTACTTTAAGCTTCCAGTCTTCAAGACCTATGGGGTTTTCCAAAATTAATTTTTCAGTGGTTTCAGGGTACATCAATGCAAAACGGGTAGCCAACATTCCGCCCATACTATGGCCGAGAATAGCGGTTTTTTTAATTTGTAGGGAATCGAGTAGCGTTTTGGTGTTCTGGGCCAACTGCTGAAAGGTATAATGAAAGTGTTGCGGTTTAGAAGATTTACCGAACCCGATCTGATCGGGCACGATTACCCTAAAACCTTCTTGGGTCAATGCTTCGATAGTCGTTTTCCAATAGGCACCGTTAAAATTTTTGCCGTGAAAGAAAACAATATTCTTACCGTTGTAGTTATCGGGTTCTACATCCATGTAGGCCATTTGTAAATGTTGCTCCTGTAGCTCTAGTTGTAAGGTTGAAACGGTATATGGATATTCGTAATTGGCCAATTGCAGGTCTAACCATTGTAGCTCCTCTTTTTGGGCCGTTCCGAACTGCATGATTAAAAGGGTGATAAGAAAGGTAATTGTATGTTTCATAAGATATCTTTAGCTTTTGTTTCGCTACTGCCTCTAAAAATAGCAGACCGCATCAATAAGTTAACCACGCTCACAGAAAATACCAAATACGGGCCGTACTTTATGAAAAGATTAGCCTTTCTGGCCTCGATGGCAATTCACTAAAATGAGAGAATTAGGGGGAGTGGGATAGAAGATAGACCTCCTCAACTGTTCCGTTCTCCCAAGAGTGCTACTTTTTGCAACCATTTTTCACGAAACGATTCTTTGGAAAGACGAACAGGACCAATAGCGGTAATCTTTACCGATTTCACCCCGATAAATTGTAGGGTCTGCTTTTTCATAGCTTTGTGTGATGGACTTCCGTTAAAAAGGCGGTAGTACCAAGCAGGTTGGTCCATAGTTGTAATCAAGCGGGCTGTTTTTCCGGTAAAAAATTTGTCCCACCAAAGCGAGCCTTCCCGCTTTTGAAACGCGAAGCCCGGTAATAGTACTCGGTCTAAAAAGCCCTTCATCAAGGCCGGAATAGAACCCCACCAAACGGGATAAATCCAAACGAGGTGGTCTGCCCATTTTAATTTTTCTTGCGCATCCAATAAATCGGGTTCCAGTTCGGTACGCTTCCGATAACCGTATTGAAGATTGAGATTAAATTGAAGGTCTCTCAGATTGATGTACGCAACTTCGGCGCTAGACTTTTGGGCACCTTTTAGGTAGGCATCCGCAAGAGCGGAATTAAAACTCTCGGCATCGGGGTGACCGTTGATAATCAGTATTTTTTTCATGTAAAAGTATGTTGGTTTCATGTCGAGACGCATATGCTGCACCACTACACTGCCTGTTTTTACAAAGTACCGACCAAAATCGTTGACTCCATTTGATATAGATCAAATTCGATGCTTGGGGTTGCGAATTCGACTCAAGGTTTCTAAGGTAATGCCTAAATACGAAGCGATATGGGTTAGCGGAATGTGATTGGTAATATTAGGGTAGATGGTAAGTAAATGCCGGTACCGGTCTTCGGCCTTATTGAACTGAATGGCGTTGAGTCGTTCGCAAAGGCCCAAAAGGGTTTCGGTAACCACCTCTCTGATAAAACGCTCGAATTCGTGGTGTGCCTGGGTTAATCGATCCATTTGATCTTTCGTGAATTCGAGTACGGTAGCATCTTCTAAAAATTCTACGTAGTGCGGACTCGGCTTCTCACTAAAAAAGCTGACAATGGGCGCCATAAACTGATACTCAAAGGTGAACCAGTCTGAGATATCTTTGCCGTTTTTCAAATAATAGGCACGGCCGCAACCTTCTATGATCAAAAATGCCTTTTTTGAAAACTGCCCCTCACGTACTACCACATCTCCCTTTTTGTAAAAGGCCAGTTTTGCATGTTGTAAAAAAGCCTCTTTACAATCGGAAGAAAGGGGTATATAACTTTTCTCAAGTTGCTGAAAGACAAGGTCAAGGTTCATGAATATATTCGTAAGACCAGATGGTCCGCACAAGATAAGATATTCCGGTGGTTACAGCCTTTTCAATTTTCGCTCTTGACTTATTGGTCGTTCCATTTTAACAGCTCACAAGGGCCAATGGTACCGGTAGGCCTAATCTAGAATTTGAAAGTATAGGTATTCCCAAGCCAATTGTACGCTGTACAGGGGCGGAAAAGAATAGTCTTCAACTTCCGCCACTTTGTACGGAGGTATTTTTATATCAGGGTGGTGAAATAGCTGCATCCAATCGATTTTTCCGCTGGCCCCCAATTCTTTGTAATCTTTGATATGCCAACTGATAAAACGGTCTGGGTATTTGGTAAAGTATGAAATCGGGTCTACGCCACCCACGTGCATCCAATAAATATCGGCTTGAAAATTCACGTACTCGGCATCGGTATGTTCTAGAAAGTAATCATAGATCCGAACGCCCTCAACGGTACCAAACTCATCTGCATGATTGTGAAAGGCAAATGTGAGCCCTTTTTCTTTGCACAATTTTCCGATGGCATTGTAATAGTCGCTATAGCGTTGTAATTCTTCTAATGTCTTTACGGATTTGAGTTGATTGTTGGAAGTGGTCAAATAGGTCACCCCGGCGGCCAAATGGTCATCAATGCATTTCTTCCACCAGTTCATGGTCTGTTGCCATGCGTCGGGGGCCGGAAGGTCTTGAAAGGTCATCGATCCCAAAAATTGCATGCCTTGGGCTTCAACCATTTTCCGAAATTCGATGGGTGACATGCCGTAAAATTCCCCCTTGTCATAGACAAAGGTCTCCACATAACTGTAGCCCATTCTGCCCAATTGCTTTAATGTCGCTTCGGGATTTTTTTGCATCTCTTTGTGAACTGATACCAGCTGAATACCAATATTCTTGTCTTTGGGATTCGCTTTGATATATCGTGTTTTCCAAAGACTTTGGCCGCTCTCATTAAATCCTTCTAAAAAAACATTGGTATAGCTGTTGAAATCGAAGTTAACTTTCATATAAAAATCGCCCAACATATCGGCATCTTGCATTTGCCAGGTGTGCTCATCGGAAAAACGCCCCGAGCCCTTGAAAACGACTCCGTCTGAATTCTGCCCCAAGGCGATGATTTGGTCACTTTTTGCATCGTGGCCGATCAGCTCGGTGAGTGTGGGTCGGTATTGCCCATCTTGGTATTGAAGCACTTCTACCTGCATCGACCTATAGTTCATGGTGGGGGTATTGTTCATTTTTACGGCGGGATATTCAGGAATACTGTCCGTATCTGCATGAAGACTGCTTACCCAATGGCCGGTATATTGGCGCAGGCGATTTTCTTGGGAATCGATGCCATGCTGGGCCCACAAAATTTGATTGAAAAGGATAAGTAAGAGGGTCAAGGGAAGGTGTTTCATTCTGAAATGTTTAAGCGGATTTTGTGTCAATTGTTACTACTCTTTTACGTACGTACGGCATTCTACCCTAAAGGTATGGCCAAGGTTCATGAAAGAGGAGGCACCGGAACAGTAAATTTTATAGGTTTCAGAATAAGCTTAGTCCCACATATGATGGGTCGGTCAATTTGCGTGGATCTTAAATCGTTCGGAAATTGACTTGCGTGCACAGGCTAGTGATATGCTGTCCGCGAAGAATAGGTACCAAAGTTTTTTGTTGTTCCATTTTCGTGAAGTTTACCATGATCAGTTTCGATTGTGTGATTATTTGTCTGCTAGATTTGCTTTCCCCTGAAGCCCACAGGTTACGGTTGAGGTGCGGTAGGTAGAGCAGGGGGTGTGCATTTCTCCGTTTTAATAGCATTGAAAGTTCTAAAATAGCATTTTAACCAATAATAATACTTTGGTTTACGCGTGATATTATTGCGAAATTTTAAAGATTTGGTAGACTTTACAAACACGCATAGCGGTTAATTTGGCCAACATAACGAACTAAAAACTCTGCACATATTGCAGTAAATAGGCAAGAACCGACCATTGATTATACAGATGTTACACCTAGTCAATTATTTTTAAGTGCCGGAAGTATTCTGTCTTGCAATGCTTTCCATGCCGATTTTTCAGTCTCCTCGTGAATGTTCCACCCATTGAAGACCACGAGCATATGATGCTCTTCTGACATCATCAAATATTGATTGCCATAGCCGTTGCCCGCAAAAATTTTTGTACTATCGTTCTCATATTCCGGGATCCACCATTGGTACCCGTATGCCACCTGATCGCTGAGTTTGGCACTAGGTTGGGTCGATTTTTCTATCCAATCTTTTGATACTATTTGTTTGTTCTCCCACACGCCTTTGTTCAACATTAAATAGCCGATTTTGGCAAGGTCATACGTAGATAGGTAGAGGCCACCTTGCGTATCTATTTCACCCTTTGGGGCTTTCTTCCAATAATATTCCGTAATGCCTAAAGGACCGAATAATTTTTCTTCTGCCCATTTATCAACTTGCTTCCCGGTGGTATTACTGATGATCTTACCGAGCAATACGGGAACTCCGCTGTTATAGACAAACGTTGTTCCAGGAAGGGTATCCATAGGTCTTTCCAAAACATAACGAATCCAGTCGTCACTTTGTTCCATTATGGTACCGTTGTTATTCTGCTCGTCGGCATAAGATGAAGATTCGTCCCACTCGATCCCGCTGCGCATGGTCAATAGGTCGTTTAGGGTTATAGATTTTTTTCTTTCATCAGAGAACGCGAACCGGTATTCGGGAAAAAGGGAGTACACCGTTGAATCTAGTGGAATCAT
This window harbors:
- a CDS encoding CubicO group peptidase (beta-lactamase class C family): MISIHTVLRTFVLIISILVIGCGPSLSKQNTSNPYWATSNPQTEGIDAQALDAIDQDIKNGKYGLIDQFLVIKNEKLVYDKAYHHDYHTLLKADDTTSHQYNYNHPDWHPFYNSTKLHTIQSVTKSIISLLIGIAADEGLMIPLDSTVYSLFPEYRFAFSDERKKSITLNDLLTMRSGIEWDESSSYADEQNNNGTIMEQSDDWIRYVLERPMDTLPGTTFVYNSGVPVLLGKIISNTTGKQVDKWAEEKLFGPLGITEYYWKKAPKGEIDTQGGLYLSTYDLAKIGYLMLNKGVWENKQIVSKDWIEKSTQPSAKLSDQVAYGYQWWIPEYENDSTKIFAGNGYGNQYLMMSEEHHMLVVFNGWNIHEETEKSAWKALQDRILPALKNN